A section of the Salmo salar chromosome ssa05, Ssal_v3.1, whole genome shotgun sequence genome encodes:
- the rl39 gene encoding 60S ribosomal protein L39 isoform X1, with amino-acid sequence MMALWARSARIFSTLIGSDCIHRHRFPSFFLFGLRHCGVRTVHEMSSHKTFRIKRFLAKKQKQNRPIPQWIRMKTGNKIRYNSKRRHWRRTKLGL; translated from the exons ATGATGGCGCTGTGGGCGCGCAGCGCAAGAATTTTCTCCACCCTGATTGGTTCAGATTGCATACATCGCCACCGCTTcccctccttctttctcttcGGCCTCCGCCATTGTGGTGTAAGGACTGTGCACGAAATG TCGTCCCACAAGACTTTCAGGATCAAACGCTTTCTCGCCAAGAAGCAGAAGCAGAACAGGCCAATTCCACAGTGGATCAGAATGAAGACTGGCAACAAGATCAG GTATAACTCCAAGAGGAGACACTGGAGGAGGACCAAGCTGGGCTTGTAA
- the rl39 gene encoding 60S ribosomal protein L39 isoform X2 produces MDISYSSHKTFRIKRFLAKKQKQNRPIPQWIRMKTGNKIRYNSKRRHWRRTKLGL; encoded by the exons ATGGACATAAGTTAT TCGTCCCACAAGACTTTCAGGATCAAACGCTTTCTCGCCAAGAAGCAGAAGCAGAACAGGCCAATTCCACAGTGGATCAGAATGAAGACTGGCAACAAGATCAG GTATAACTCCAAGAGGAGACACTGGAGGAGGACCAAGCTGGGCTTGTAA
- the LOC106604443 gene encoding ankyrin repeat domain-containing protein SOWAHC has product MYNGTSIREPTDNSVTHFQPLQDGGALESGSEPNNNGQDSHVKQSGQANVLDRLSRAGLRAFPASVTTASARRSRLQRQPEVCDTNSSSSERGSLTPAMRKIYLKDLLLNNSSSGFASVLSSKGSGASSREIGEEEVEGWALCPMEHAWMLSVVDGNYETIMDFLSEDSSLLTRKDFVSGFTVLHWLAKSGQDETLIQLLRHAEKEGIPVNVNLKGSGGLTPLHVAAMHSRYMVIKILVGAFGANIDAMDYNGRKAWQYLKGNAPEEMKELLGTWDDEHRSVGQRNTNNSATLVPKSELSDEERHDPVYFDRTRRNDSWRGSFKKLFAPFMSFVNKN; this is encoded by the coding sequence ATGTATAACGGCACCAGCATCAGAGAGCCGACAGACAACTCGGTGACACATTTCCAACCCCTGCAAGACGGAGGCGCATTAGAGTCTGGATCTGAACCGAATAATAATGGGCAAGACTCCCATGTCAAGCAATCTGGACAGGCCAACGTCTTGGACCGCTTGTCTAGAGCTGGATTGCGGGCTTTCCCTGCCAGTGTCACTACTGCTTCGGCACGCAGATCAAGGCTGCAGAGACAGCCAGAGGTGTGTGACACCAACAGTAGCTCATCCGAGAGAGGCTCGCTCACACCCGCCATGCGTAAAATATACTTGAAGGACTTATTATTGAACAACTCGTCCAGTGGATTTGCGAGTGTTCTATCTTCAAAAGGTTCCGGTGCGTCTTCAAGGGAGATTggtgaggaggaggtggaaggttgGGCTCTGTGCCCCATGGAGCATGCATGGATGTTGTCTGTTGTGGATGGAAACTATGAAACCATCATGGACTTTCTTTCCGAAGATTCCAGTCTACTTACCAGGAAAGATTTTGTCAGTGGGTTTACAGTGCTACACTGGTTAGCCAAAAGTGGCCAGGATGAGACACTAATACAATTGCTAAGGCATGCTGAAAAGGAGGGGATTCCAGTCAACGTGAATTTGAAGGGCAGTGGGGGGCTCACCCCACTCCACGTAGCAGCTATGCACAGTCGATACATGGTAATTAAAATTCTAGTCGGTGCGTTCGGTGCCAATATCGATGCCATGGATTACAATGGAAGGAAAGCGTGGCAATATCTGAAGGGCAACGCCCCTGAGGAGATGAAGGAGCTTCTTGGCACTTGGGATGATGAGCACCGTAGCGTGGGTCAGCGGAACACTAACAACAGTGCCACACTAGTACCCAAGTCAGAATTAAGTGATGAGGAGAGACACGATCCAGTCTACTTTGATCGGACTCGAAGGAATGACAGCTGGCGCGGCTCATTTAAAAAGTTGTTCGCTCCATTCATGTCATTTGTGAACAAAAATTAA
- the rl39 gene encoding 60S ribosomal protein L39 (The RefSeq protein has 1 substitution compared to this genomic sequence), whose protein sequence is MSSHKTFRIKRFLAKKQKQNRPIPQWIRMKTGNKIRYVCYLPSLPLYGVTGAECKI, encoded by the exons ATG TCGTCCCACAAGACTTTCAGGATCAAACGCTTTCTCGCCAAGAAGCAGAAGCAGAACAGGCCAATTCCACAGTGGATCAGAATGAAGACTGGCAACAAGATCAGGTATGTGTGTTATCTGCCTAGCCTCCCTCTGTACGGTGTAACTGGTGCTGAATGCACGATATGA